In Mytilus edulis chromosome 13, xbMytEdul2.2, whole genome shotgun sequence, a single window of DNA contains:
- the LOC139501065 gene encoding ubiquitin-conjugating enzyme E2 J2-like, protein MSGKRVNNTATARLKQDFMRIMRDPVPYVKAAPLPSNILEWHYIVTGPEKSPYEGGIYHGKLIFPREFPFKPPSIYMITPNGRFKCNTRLCLSISDFHPDTWNPAWSVSTILTGLLSFMLEKSATLGSIETSDYTKRQLAAQSGQFNLKDKTFCELFPEEAEKIREEQARRERELAESTRNGNTQSQLLNGQNTNGNNQGIIGSALANIFVVIGLAAFAYTVKYVLRNIVE, encoded by the exons ATGAGTGGAAAACGTGTCAACAACACGGCAACAGCCAGGCTAAAGCAAGATTTCATGCGTATTATGCGTGACCCAGTACCATATGTCAAAGCTGCTCCACTTCCATCTAATATATTGGAATG GCACTACATAGTTACAGGACCAGAAAAATCTCCATATGAAG gtgGGATCTATCATGGGAAGTTGATATTTCCAAGAGAATTTCCTTTCAAGCCACCAAGTATTTATATGATTACTCCAAATGGAAGGTTTAAATGTAATACAAG GTTATGTCTTTCAATAAGTGATTTTCATCCAGACACATGGAACCCAGCATGGTCTGTATCTACTATACTGACAGGATTGTTAAGTTTTATG TTAGAAAAGAGTGCCACATTAGGAAGCATAGAGACGTCTGATTATACT AAAAGACAATTGGCTGCACAGAGTGGACAGtttaatttaaaagataaaacattttgtgaatTATTTCCAGAAGAGGCTGAG AAAATAAGAGAAGAGCAAGCTAGAAGAGAAAGAGAGTTAGCAGAATCAACAAGGAATGGCAACACGCAATCTCAGTTATTGAACGGACAGAATACCAATGGAAATAATCAAGGAATTATCGGCAGTGCATTGGCTAATATATTTGTTGTGATTGGACTTGCTGCTTTCGCTTATACTGTCAAATATGTTTTACGGAACATTGTGGAATAG